In the Chaetodon trifascialis isolate fChaTrf1 chromosome 15, fChaTrf1.hap1, whole genome shotgun sequence genome, caacaacaacaacaataacaacaacaacagacaattCTCTACTAACTTTTTACATTAAACACAGCCATTTATACCTGCATTTTTCCAGCTACTGGCTCCGCTTTCTTGCCAGCTCCAGCCACTGCAATTGTTGCAAAGTACTGGATGACACGCTTGGTGTTGACAGTCTTTCCAGCACCGGATTCTCCACTGGGGGGAAAGAAAGATATTTTGAGTCACATTTGTCAGTGAGCTACAACGTTATTCAGTTATTTGTATATTACTTACGTGATAAGAATAGACTGGTTCTCACGATCTGAAATGAGCAGATGCTTTAATGTCTCAAACAATACCATTGGgtaaatgattaaaacacaATCATATTTCAGATGatatttctgttctgtcttATTTGATATGTAATTCAAAGACAAATTCAAGTGGCCTCCtctcaaaataaaatatcttaCCAGTGAGCATGAACTGATAAGCATTATCAGAGATGGAGAAGATGTGGGGTGGAGCCTCaactctcttcttccctctgtaTGCTACAACAACCTCAGCATTGTACACAGGAAGCCACTTGTAGGGGTTCACGACGACACAGAACAGGCCAGAGTAAGTCTGTAATAGCAGAGAGCAAAAATATAGTTACCATTGGGATACACTTAGATACATTGTACAGACTCATTGAATTCACTCTAAACTTCATTGCTTCTACATTTGACATGTGCATAATTTCAATCTGACCTTCATTCAGATAGTGGCTGTAGACAAAAGAAACCATTCACAACACTCACGTAGATCATCCATGATGCAAAACGCTCTTTGAGGTTATACAGCACACAAGGCTCATTGAGGTGGGTCATCATGGCCATGTCCTCAATCTTATCAAACTTTGGAGGATTCATTGGATGGATGTCATCCTCTTTTACAGTGACAGTCTGATTTGGAAATacacaaaaagaataaatagaAATTATAAAAGACAGGCAGTGAATTGTCCAGTTTTACAGtatttgaaataatattttatgCAATGGATATCATCCTATTTCACTGTTCACAGGCTTTTCAAAGAAAGCAATCATTCACATACCTTTCCACTAAGTGTCTCAACTGTGGCTTTGCCACCCTCTCTTTTGGTGAGTTTACCCTTGAGGTACATTTCATCAGGATCAGTCACAAAGTAGGCTGTTTTGGCATCAAAAGGAGTGTTCTGAGCCTCAATCCTCTCCTTCTCGGGCTTGCGGAGGTATATGGCCGCAGGCCCATACTGCTGCATCTCAGCGTCAGTGCTCATGGTGGCACTTTATTGAGGACTGAAAAGATGTGAAGGAATTTGAAGCACTTTGAATATACTTCATTATTATATAGTTTAATAAATGATTGTGGTAGTGTCTGTATCTCAATATTATAGTGGTTTTGTTATTGTGGACTTGTCTTACCTCAGTTTATCCCAACTCAGTGGCACAGATCTGTTGTTGTCTCAGAATGCtattaaagaaagaaatgatcaCTGAAGATGATTATTGAAGAGGACATAAATATTTTCCAATGTGTAGTGCTTCAAACAGTAAGCAGCAATAATACAACATGAATTTTAGCAAACTTTTGATGACTCCCTAAGCTTTTATTGTTGCACTAAAACtgtaatttgtatttttgtatgtgtttgtcatttgatcaaaatgtttacatttcattttatcgTATCTTAACTGATTTCATTCAGTTGTTTTATTGACTATTGTTTCTAAGTGCAGTTCTAACGCTTTTCTTTGCCTATAAAAGCACTTTTAATTGCttctttgtttgaaatgtgcttcaTAAAACTGCCTCGCATTGttgcaaaatgtattttgaatCCTTGCATTAAAATTGAAAGCAACATCTTTGATTAAAATAATCTGACATGTAAGAACATAATGAGTCACATAACATTAATATAATTTCAAGTAAAAGCAAATTAGATGAGCATAAGCAAACAAATAGCACTAACCTGGGATGTTCTGCCAGTTCTCAGAGGAGTCTGAAGCTGTTGCTTTTATAGAGGCTGGAAGTGCCTGGTCAGCAGCAGTCTGCCACTCGATTTGGTCAAGCATCCATGTCATCATGAGACCTATCTTGTAACATTGCTGATTTGGTaagcttttttgtatttaaggTCTAACATTGCTAACTATCCaaatagcaataaaacaagaaaactcAAAATGTTAAATCAACTAAAGAATGTGGGATGAGAATTTTAGTAAAACTAAAAATTAAAAGGGAAGAAAATTGCTATTACAACAGTTTTGGGCTTACCTTAGTAAGATGAACTCAAATGTCATTGGTATTGGGTGTCAGAGCTTGTCCACATTTCAAATCTttgaaataatgtaaaattgaGTATCACTAATGAGTATCACCAATATATGGTAAAACAGCACTTAGCATTCTAACTTAAAGCCCCCCTCACAccatacattttgaacatgtcATGTAATATTAGTAATGTCATGCAACATGTTTTAAAGAGAAACATTAGCCTTAGCCTTAATTCTGCTCATAAAAAGTGTGACTGTAATGTCCAGAGAATGTCCCAAAATAGATGGTGTGCAATACATACATTTTGCTCCAAGAAATAATTTATTCAAATTTAGATTCTGACTTACTTGAGAAGGATTTCTTTCTCTTATAATGACAGGCTGTCTCTACTTACCCATGCAATTAAACATGCTCATAGCCAGGAATGGAACTTAATTTTGGAGAAGCACCCAAGTGGTGCTGGTATATAGTTGCAGGACATTGGCACATCTCATATTGCTCtaataaaactgaatgttaaGGCCCTTTCCATAAAGTTCAAGTGGTATTACACCTTGCCTTATAAGGACTAGATCATTTGCCAACCACGCTGAGATAAGACCTATAATAAGTCCCACTCAGATATCAAAGATCTTTACCCTCGTGCTACATTTGATTCTAAggatgttgttgctgttatgGAAACTCATGCCCTTGAAAAACTATGTGAGTCTGGTTTTGAGACATTGCTGGTATTGGctccaaaataaaatgacctACATAATGTTGATAACAGTTACTGACTGTCCAAATACCCACAGAAGGATTAATATTGAATGATACAATCactataattaaaaaaatgtgcattacCTTAACTGACTAACTTTAAAACTGACTTTCAGCCTTCCTTACTTTTGGAAATTCACCATACATTTTATATGTCTGCATCGTATTTACATTTAAGAGTATAATTGTCTGAAGGTGGTTTCATTATAAATTGTTGTGAAATCCatctgttgaaaaaaaaaaagaggatacAGAGGTTAATTTTGCCGGTTATAAGGTGTTACTATGTGATTTAATAGAGAGACTTTGTAATCAATCAAGCACAAATACGATATTTGACACAAGATCCATATTTTGTGATTACTAGATAGGAATCCTAAAAAAATATATCTGAACTTGGTATCACGttgacgtgacgtgacgtgacgtgacgtggGTGACGTTTTGCGAAACCGGAAGTGTCAATGAGCGCTACACGCTTCGAGCATTCTGCAAGCGAGTGTTAGCTACAGTTAGCATTAAATTTTATGTCGAACGACCTTTCTGTCTTGGGAGAAATGGCTTCGCTAAGTGGAAATGCTGATGTTATGTTTGTAAGTTACACTATACAGTTTATTGTTATCTATTAACATTTGTTGACTACACATAACGCTAGCTAACTTTTACAAggttgctaacattagcttgactgtgtgtttgtatttgaagCAGTGTTGAAAGTTTGGTTGTTGCTTGTCGTAAGCACGGATTGAGAGATTTGTTGACAGACACGCTTCATTCCTAAATTGTGGTCCAACTACTGGAGTCCTAAACACACAGTAGTTCGTTATCATTTAATCATCTTTGCTTTATTAATGTTTCATTTGCAACAAAGGACAGATATTTGTTCACGTTGTAGTGACGTTACGCTgccatgctaatgttagctttagcAAACACATCTCTGAAAAGTTATTATAGTAGTTATGTAAAAATGTTATGTGTTGTGATTTCTGGCACTGTTAGGAAGACGACGATCTGCCTTATGAAGAGGAGATTATTAGGAACCCATACTCAGTCAAGTGCTGGATGCGTTACATCGAATTCAAACAGAACGGACCAAAATCCACCCTCAACTTGATATATGAGCGCGCTCTGAAAGAGCTGCCCGGCAGGTAACGAACATTATGGAGGAACGGTATAAACAAAGTATCGATATTGCACTGTAAGCCTACAGATTATTGAAACCACATCTGTACATGCAAGAATATTGTGACCTTGAGATAGATTGGACATTATCAACTATTCTTTGGTTAAAATGTGGCACTGTTGTCTAAAGAATTCGGCAAATACACTGACTTTGATTAAGGTGATCGTGGCAAGATGACCAAATCAGGTTTAAGATTTACTACTTGCTTACGCTCTAACCATTTtactccttttctttctttttttgcagttATAAACTGTGGTACAATTATCTGAGAGAGAGACGAAAACAAGTCAAAGGGAAATGCATCACTGAACCAGGCTATGAAGAAGTCAATAATTGCCATGAACGGGCATTGGTGTTCATGCATAAGGTAAAACTTCCTATAGGACTCCATACTGAATCACTTAACAGtacaaaataacattaaattGTTGTTTGTGGAAGTTGCGCGTGAAACTAATCATCTGTTTTTCCTTAAAATAGATGCCTAGAATATGGCTTGATTACTGCCAGTTCCTTGTGTCTCAATGCAAGATCACAAGAAGTCGGCAAACGTTTGACCGTGCACTCAGAGCTCTACCTGTCACTCAACACCCACGGATCTGGCCTCTGTATCTCCGCTTTGTCCGTAACCTGCCCCTGCCTGAGACAGCTATCCGGGTGTACCGCAGGTACCTTAAGGTGAGAACTCAGTGCACATACTAGTACCATACAGCAGCTTTCATTTAGGATGTTGCTTAAGAAAGTTTGTCCTTGTATTGTTAGTTGCATTTGGGCAGTTTCACTGGCAATGtgtggaaaatgtaaatgacatgGATTCCATGTCAAAGGCTACTAGATTTATTCTTTAGTCTGAGTTTTTTTCCCCCGTCATCCAAAAGGCTCCATCAACACACTATATTGAGCTCTAATGTTGATCAAGaagtgaaaatgtcatttatacAACAGAATAGGATTACTATTTATAGGTGAAGCTACTATTGAAAAGTAAAGGTGTCAGTAGATTatgatgttgacattttctgCACTTTGTACCATATAGCTTTCTCCAGAGAATGCAGAGGAATACATAGACTACTTACGGACTGTTGGTCGCTTGGACGAAGCAGCTGTGCGGCTAGCAGCTGTTGTCAATGACGAAAGCTTTGTGTCCAAAGAGGGCAAATCAAACTATCAAGTAAGATTTTATTCTCACCTCAAGCACCTCTgaattgtctgtttttttttttgttttttttttaattgtttgttttttttctttcagctgacCAAGAAAGTTAATAAATCttgtttctgcatttatttgttGAACAGCTGTGGCACGAGCTATGTGACCTGATCTCTCAGAATCCTGATAAGGTGACCTCTCTGAATGTAGGAGCCATCATTCGAGGAGGCCTCACTCGCTTCACAGACCAACTTGGAAAACTCTGGTGCTCTTTAGCTGACTATTATATCAGGAGTGGTCACTTTGAAAAGGTGTGTTTCCTCTTAATAGCTTccatttatgtatatatatcatAAGGCGCAAAGCATATTGAAAGTTGTTTATTCAAAATATTCCTGCTTCGTATGAAGTTAGTGAGTTTGTGCAGTtgcattaacattcatttatttgtgcattGGTTTGACTGGCTGACTCTGACTATTAATGTCTTTACTTTCTCAGGCCCGTGATGTATATGAGGAGGCCATCCTTACAGTGGTAACTGTAAGGGATTTCACACAAGTGTTTGATAGTTATGCCCAGTTTGAAGAGAGCATGATTGCAGCCAAGATGGAGACCACAGCTGATATGGGACAAGATgaagatggtgtgtgtgcattcattaataTTGCCAGCAGTCCTTACTTTTACTTCTCCGTTTGCCTCATTAATTGTCCCTCTCTCACCAGATGACATAGACCTGGAGCTTAGACTGGCCCGCTTTGAGCAGCTGATAGCCCGGCGGCCACTCCTGTTGAACAGTGTGCTGCTGCGGCAGAACCCTCACAATGTCCATGAGTGGCACAAGCGGGTAAAACTGTATGAGGGTAATCCACGCCaggtgagtttttttttctttttttggacaGGGATAGGACACACACAATTCATAGTGGTACAAAAAATTAACAAACTTCAGCGTTTCAATCCTTGACAATCTTTTACAGGTCATCAACACATACACTGAGGCAGTACAGACTGTGGATCCAATGAAGGCCACCGGAAAGCCTCACTCTCTGTGGGTTTCCTTTGCTAAATTCTATGAGGAGAATGAGCAGCTGGATGATGTAAGTGACTGAGGTCTTTCTTTGTTTAGTTCCAATGAGGTGCTTTTTCTGTTCTTGATATGTCTGAAGTTTACTCACTGTCACTCAGGCCAGGACAATTTTTGAGAAGGCTACAAAGGTGAACTACAAGCAGGTGGATGACCTTGCTGCTGTGTGGTGCGAATATGGAGAGATGGAGCTACGCCATGAGAACTATGAACAGGCACTGCGCATACTAAGGGTGAGACACTTGTAGCACTAGTGCAGTCAGTAACCTAGTATCAACATTTAGACTAGATGTTGGGTAACATCTAGTGGCTGAACTGAGAAACTGCAACAACATTGGTAAATCTTCCTCCATATGTTTTTTGAAAACATATTCTCTTCTGAGATCAAGCCTTTTTGAACTAACTAACATCAATTCTTAACACCTGGCAACTGATATAGCAGTCTATAGATTAGACCAGAGGCTGCATGTCATATTAGTATTTAGAGTAGATGGTTAGCATTACTTTAGAAACACTAACTTGGCTATTGACGCTGAAAACATTACATACTGCTTTGTCTGATACTCTCCACTTTTCTGACATTGCACAGATGTTCCTTTGTGTGTGGTGGAAACTAAACCAAGTACACTGCACAACTGGGTAGTTTGGGGTGCTAGGAGATTAAAGTACTGCCGACAAAATAGATTTGGGGCAGCTCTACCTGATTACAGATTGTGAAATCTCAGTCGAATTATTGATTTGCAATACTTGTACTTCCTGCCCACGAATTATGTGAATTTTGAGCAAAGAGTAAAATATTACTGCTTGCATCCTTAAATATGTGACACCACTTGTATATTTTGGCATAAATGCTTTGTACATATAGTTGtaagacatgtttttttttttattgatttgaataTAGAAAGCGACAGCCATCCCATCCAAGAAAGCCGAGTACTTTGATGCATCTGAACCAGTCCAAAACAGAGTCTACAAATCCTTGAAGGTCTGGTCTATGCTGGCAGACTTGGAGGAGAGCCTTGGCACTTTCCGGGTATGTTCACTAAAGTCTTTTTATCTTACTACGTATGAGCCGAAGATATGCAATAGGTTTACATCACATGGAGGGTAAACTCTCAGATTTTGTATTGGTTTCAGAATCCTGATCCACTGTGTGCTTTGTTTGACTCGTTGCTCTATGTTTAGTCTAATTCTTCCtccattttccttttccttttgttcttAGTCCACGAAAGCAGTGTATGACCGCATTATTGACCTCCGCATCGCCACGCCTCAGATCATCATCAATTATGCCATGTTCCTCGAAGAGCACAACTACTTTGAGGAAAGCTTCAAAGTAATAACACGTCACAAATTAACTAAAGCAACATTTAATGACAGTATGTATTCTTGACCTGGTCAACGTTCCAATCACTGAGCAAGTCTTCATTGTCTTTTGTCAATACCTTTTAGGCTTATGAGCGTGGCATCGCTCTCTTCAGGTGGCCAAATGTTTATGACATCTGGAACACTTACCTCACCAAGTTCATTGATCGTTATGGGGGCAAGAAGCTGGAGAGAGCTAGAGATTTATTTGAGCAAGCTCTGGATGGTTGCCCTGCCAAGTTTGCCAAGAGTAAGTGGCTTTGTTAGAATTACATTGGCAACTTGTGCAGAGTATATTCCACatatgcctttttttttcttctttatcgATGATGTACTGAAGCCGAATGTATCACTGTGTGTTGCTTTCCAGCCATTTACCTGTTGTACGCCAAATTGGAGGAGGGATATGGATTGGCACGACATGCCATGGCTGTCTATGAAAGAGCAACCCAGGCAGTGGAGACTGAGGAGAGACATCACATGTTCAATATCTACATCAAGAGAGCAGCTGAAATTTATGGAGTCACATATACGAGAGCGATTTACCAGAAAGCTATCGAGGTACATTGTAAAAAGCATTAGTGAGTGTGCCAACATGTTATATTGAATCCTGCTTTCTCTGCTGAATTCATTTGATCTTCAGGTGGTTCATGTAGATCCaataaggaaaataataataatcaatggCAGCATTTTCCTTAGTCTTGAAAGCAACTTTATGCAAGACTTGGTAATTTTTAGTGATTTGGTGCACCTGTAGTTTCTTAGTGCACTTATGCACCGCTGTTTATTTTGTGAAGATTAGCTTGCCAACAACTAAAAGCCAGGCCGA is a window encoding:
- the xab2 gene encoding pre-mRNA-splicing factor SYF1 codes for the protein MSNDLSVLGEMASLSGNADVMFEDDDLPYEEEIIRNPYSVKCWMRYIEFKQNGPKSTLNLIYERALKELPGSYKLWYNYLRERRKQVKGKCITEPGYEEVNNCHERALVFMHKMPRIWLDYCQFLVSQCKITRSRQTFDRALRALPVTQHPRIWPLYLRFVRNLPLPETAIRVYRRYLKLSPENAEEYIDYLRTVGRLDEAAVRLAAVVNDESFVSKEGKSNYQLWHELCDLISQNPDKVTSLNVGAIIRGGLTRFTDQLGKLWCSLADYYIRSGHFEKARDVYEEAILTVVTVRDFTQVFDSYAQFEESMIAAKMETTADMGQDEDDDIDLELRLARFEQLIARRPLLLNSVLLRQNPHNVHEWHKRVKLYEGNPRQVINTYTEAVQTVDPMKATGKPHSLWVSFAKFYEENEQLDDARTIFEKATKVNYKQVDDLAAVWCEYGEMELRHENYEQALRILRKATAIPSKKAEYFDASEPVQNRVYKSLKVWSMLADLEESLGTFRSTKAVYDRIIDLRIATPQIIINYAMFLEEHNYFEESFKAYERGIALFRWPNVYDIWNTYLTKFIDRYGGKKLERARDLFEQALDGCPAKFAKTIYLLYAKLEEGYGLARHAMAVYERATQAVETEERHHMFNIYIKRAAEIYGVTYTRAIYQKAIEVLPDEHARDMCLRFADMESKLGEIDRARAIYSYCSQICDPRVTANFWQTWKEFEIRHGNEDTIREMLRIKRSVQATYNTQVNFMSSQMLKATTSSTGTVSDLAPGQMGLDDMKMLEQKAQQLAAEAEQDKPKPKEKILFVRSDTSRSELAELSKQANPDEIDIDDDDEDEDDEDQGPDEVQLEQKSVPTAVFGGLKDD